Within the Gloeobacter kilaueensis JS1 genome, the region GTAAAAGCGGATACCAATGTTGGTGCCGCCTACTAAGGCTCTAATCGCCATCGGCAGGCTCTTGAGCACGATTCGCTCTACCAGCTGTTTGCCGATAAGTTGTTCGCGGTTGCCGGCCTCAGCCGTTGCGGCCTGGGGCGACGGTGGGGGATGGCTTACTCCAGGGGGCAAAGATGGGCAATAGCAACAGTCCAGGTACTGCTGCCAGGGCGGTGAGGGCAAAGAACAGCGGCCAGCCGGTGGCCTGAGCGACGGTGCCGGTGGTAGAACCCAGCACAATGCCGCCTACGGCCATCAGGCTCGACAGGAGCGCGTACTGGGTAGCCGAATAGCGCGGATCGCACAGGCTGATTAAAAAGGCGACGAAGGCGGCTGTCCCCAGACCGGCACAGCCGTTCTCGACGCTGACCACAGCGGCAAGGAGAAGCGCGTTCTTGCCCGCAAAAGCGAGCAGCACGTAGCCGAAGTTGCTCGCTGCCTGCAGGATGCCAAAGACCCACAGCGAGCGGTTGATGCCCAATCGGCCCAGGATGGCTCCGCCCGCCAACAGCCCCAAAGCTGTCGCAAAAAAGCCGACGCCGCCTTTGATGTCGCCAATCTGGCCCAGGCGGAAGCCCGTCTGAATGAGAAACGGCGTCGCCATGCGCGTCGCCAGGGTGTCCCCGAGCTTGTAGAGGACGATAAACACCAGGATCGCCGCCGCCCGGCCAGTGCCCGAGCGCGAAAAAAATTCGATAAGCGGTAGGCGAACGGCGTCGCCGATGCTCTCGGGCGGCTGCAGCTTCTTTGCCTCCGGTGCCCAGAGCGTCGCAAAGGTGCCGACGGCCATCAAAGCGGCCAGCCAGAGGTACGTCCGGGGCCAGGAGATCCACTCGGCCAGCTTGAAGGCAAAGGCGCTGGTAAAAAGCAGGGCGAGCCGGTAGCCCAGCACACCCAGCGCCGCGCCGTTGCCCAATTCTGCCGGTAAGAGAACGTCGCTCTTGTAGGCGTCGTAGGCGACATCCTGGGTGGCGCTGAAGATGGCGATGAGCAGCGCCAGAGCGGCGATCGCCTGTACGCCCCGGTGCGGGTCGAAGGCCGCCATCGTAGCCAGTGCCCCAGCCATCGCCAGTTGCATCGATAAAAGCCAGCTGCGCCGCCGTCCCAGTACGGGCAGGCTAAAGCGATCCACCAGGGGCGACCAGAGAAATTTGAGCGCGTAGGGCAGGCCAACCAGGGTGATGAGCCCGACGGTCTCAAGGGCGATGCCGTCGCCGGTCAACCAGGCTTGCAGGGTGTCGGCGGTGAGGTTGTACGGTAGGCCCGAGTAAAAACCGAGCAGAAACAGAACGGCCAGCTTGCGACTGGTAAAGAGGTGCCGGATCGAGCGGGTCTGTTCCAAAAGAGCGGCGCAGGCAACTGCCAGCGACTGTAGCACAGGGCTGCCCGCTGCCTCAGTCGGCGGTGCCCGGTTCTTCGCCACTGCGGGCATCTCCGTCTTCCCACCAGCCTGACAGCCCCGGTCCCAGCCGCTCCGGGTGCAGT harbors:
- a CDS encoding AmpG family muropeptide MFS transporter — protein: MPAVAKNRAPPTEAAGSPVLQSLAVACAALLEQTRSIRHLFTSRKLAVLFLLGFYSGLPYNLTADTLQAWLTGDGIALETVGLITLVGLPYALKFLWSPLVDRFSLPVLGRRRSWLLSMQLAMAGALATMAAFDPHRGVQAIAALALLIAIFSATQDVAYDAYKSDVLLPAELGNGAALGVLGYRLALLFTSAFAFKLAEWISWPRTYLWLAALMAVGTFATLWAPEAKKLQPPESIGDAVRLPLIEFFSRSGTGRAAAILVFIVLYKLGDTLATRMATPFLIQTGFRLGQIGDIKGGVGFFATALGLLAGGAILGRLGINRSLWVFGILQAASNFGYVLLAFAGKNALLLAAVVSVENGCAGLGTAAFVAFLISLCDPRYSATQYALLSSLMAVGGIVLGSTTGTVAQATGWPLFFALTALAAVPGLLLLPIFAPWSKPSPTVAPGRNG